The DNA sequence CTTGACTTGCACTCTCAGAGCCTAAAGTCAGGCATATTGAACTTAATTTCAATCAGTAATAGTTGTAAGAAGACAAAGTACAGCCTCTACATGAGAGCAAAAAGAGtaactgttatttttaaaaaataaaatacagaccaaaaaaaatcagcacaTGAAATCACTTCTAATACCAGACATCCGAAAGATAACtcaggaaagatttttaaagaatCACTTTAAACATTTATTGAGAAATACTAACATCACAAAAGTTTTCACTATATATGTTAGTTATACTTTTAAGAGGTTGACACTATTAAATCATGGAGTTCTGTAATGGAGAATTCAGTTACAGAGAATAGacttttctaaggaaaaaagagaaacataatGTGTCTGCCATCCCAAGAAATGCTGAGTGTAGTTTCCATTTGTTTTGGGGGAATATATTTGCAAGTTTGCATtgttgtctctgtgagctctcAAGCCTTTCACTACCACACCAAGTAAACGCTGTTTTTAAGCAGCTGTGAATGAAAATAGTTGTTTCTTTTTGAGTGAATTCTTTCAAGCCCTCTTTTTACTTAAAATCAAGTAAAAGTTACAAAAGCTTGATTGTTTTCACTGGAAATTCATCTTTCATACCTGTTTTAATATGAACACAATGCCTACACAACCTTATTTCCCCCAAACCTCCAATGACAAATTCTTACATTACCCTTCTACTTGAGAGATGGTAGCAAACGAGGTGAAATCAGTAAGGTCTATGAATACTTCTGCATCATGAAAATTCCAAGGCTTAAACTATATTTAGAAAAGCTTATAAAATTTCATATGGAAGAATTACATGTGACTTCAACTCCTAGTGATACAATTTATCTTTTCTAAGCTACAGTTATCACTGTGCTTGATAAATCAGATTATTTGAAGACAGAGCTGCCAATAGCTATTTTTTATGTCCAACATACAAATTCTGTTTCCAATGCTGAGAGTCTGCAACAGGAATGCATCATAAAATTATTACCTcttctctggggaaaaaaaaaatctaattataTGCCATAACTTTGGACATTTTAGGAGactgaatttaaaattttagaCACAGCTTGTAAATGTTGTCTCAATGAATGTGATGATTTCATCAGGTGAGATGGCTGCAGGTCATAGTTCATATACAAGTGTACAGGGGTTGTTTAGGTTCTATCCTCTTGACACACTGCACCACAAAGATTACACCAACTTGTGCTTTAAGAGATTACCTGTCTTCCAGGGAAAACAGTGCCACTCCAAATCCACTTTAAATTCAGTAGCTGGCCTTTGATGATCCTCATGgatccttccaactcaggatattctatgattctatgacagCCATACAGttataaaaaggagaaaatacacAAAGTAAGTGTTAATGTTTAATGTAAGAAATTACAAATACCAACATCTCCTTAGCTTTTTCTCTACTCATTCCTACCCCTTCTACACATTTCATCTTATGATCACATATATTACCCTGAAATGCACCTTTATATGCCAGTTTTCTGTCACATCTTTAAAAACACGATGCTCATGTagccatttatttttcactaaatataatttatttcacatATCCTATTTCCTTAAATACTTTTGCATTAAAGTATTAGAATGGACTCAATTGATGTAGAGTGAGTGGCAATTCACACAAAATTTGTGAGAATAACAAAACTATAAGTCTGAAATTCTTCAAGTTAtttaaggataaaaaaatctcaaaaaccAATGAAAAGTTCTTCAAGGTTTTGAGGAACTGTAATATGTGTTAGTTCAGGGTTAGGTCACTTAGTATCACCAAAAACTCTGTTGTTCCTGTAGTGTTCACCTGTCTGTGACAACTTCCTGCCAGCTGGATCTGTGCTGGCAGTCATGTGCCTGGTGCTCATACAACGCACACAGCATTGAACATGATCCACTGCAGGAATGACTTCAATGATAGTGGGCAGTCCTCACTTCTCGGAATCTCTAGTTGAGCCAGTAAACCTTTGTGCTAACACTGTTGTCATTTTGTCACAACTGAGTAGATTTACTCTAGAAGTGATGGGAAATTTTACAGCCCTCACTGCACAGACCAACCCTAAATCCTGTAATTGCTTCTGTTAACTTCCAGGTCAAAACATCTACACTAGCAATGATAAATGCATCAGCCACTTCTGCAGGGGCACTAAATTCTGAGCAAGGAAACATGCTGCAGAGTAGATGCTTCACAACAAATAAATGAACAACAAAATATACATTGATTTGCAAGTTTCTTTCATGCAACTTGGTATATCTTAGCTGGATGGGCTCTTCTTAATTATGCTTAGAACCTGTCCAAAAGGCAGAATGGAAAAACACAGATTCTCAGAAAACTGAAGATTAGGATTGCTCAGAAGTTGGTTGATTATTTTAATGCTTACCAAAGAGgaatacagaaaagaaatattaaatcttCCTTTTGTGAACAGAGCTCAGTGTAGTTTCAAATATGTGTTCAGCCACAGTTCCCTAGAcatactatttatttatttttttattagtctGCATTCCAGCCCACCTGCTGTAAAACTGACATGTGTAACACATTATAAAATGTGTTCTCTTGTTCTTCAGGTGTCTCTAGTTGTCAATGTTGCAAGTGAGTGTGGGTATACAGACAGCCACTACAAGGCCttacagcagctgcagagagacctgggcCCATACCATTTCAATGTGCTGGCATTCCCCTGCAATCAGTTTGGGCAGCAAGAACCAGACACCAACAAAGAAATTGAGAGCTTTGCACGAAAGACTTACGGTGCCTCCTTCCCCATGTTCAGCAAAATCACAGTCAGTGGAGCCGGAGCAATTCCTGCCTTCAAGTACTTAATTGGTGAGTAACCTGGAATGCAGGAGGGTTATTTCGCCTGCATAGAAGTCCTCTGACACAAAATACCATCCAACAGCAAAAAGAGATCTCTGATTGTGCTCACAGAGTTGTCAGGCTCCAAGAGGTCAGAAGTCTTATAGTCCCTCCTCCTGCACAAGGCAGGATTTCTCTCTATCACCATTGTTTTACCTTCCAACAAGATCTCCAGAGATGAAGACACATCAGTAGCAGATGTTCTGTAAAAGCTGGTCCAACAAACCTCTACATGGAATACAGGCCTTGAAATACTCTCCTCTAGGCATGCACACCATGCCCTTCCTTCTTCCACTCTGCAGCCTCCTAGGTGCTCCTCCTGTGACATGAGTGCTGCAGGTTGGATTTATAAGGTTCATCTCTAGAACTGTAGGATAAGTGGAAGCAAAGCATCTCATAATTTACTTCAACAATCAAAGAGTGAAAGCAGGCACTAGATGATGTCCTTGAATACTCCCTTCCTCAATCCTCCCCAAGCACTGGAATGAACCTACTGTGGAGTTCCTCCAGTTCCAATCTGCTTTATAGCCAGCACTGACACCTGAAGAGGTTTTGCTTGTTCTTACCAGCCAGCAAAGCAGGATATTCCCTATCAAGGCACTACTTTTCTTGCACTGAACAGATGCTTTAAATACTATTTAATTGCTATATTAAAATGTCAGTCTTAACCCAATGTGAAGGAAATGTCTTTCAGCAATGAAATATAGTAAAGCCCAGCATGACACAGTAACACCTGAGCTGCATTCTGCAAGGACCATATCCTGCTGATTCTCTCCAGCACACCACAGTGTTCTCCCAAATCCTACTGAATTTAAAGGAGTGTGGATATTATTTCTGACTACCCCAAACTCACCTCCATCTAGGTGTCTGAAATGGATCACTCTGCTAGCCAAAGTTCCGTGTAATCCTCTTTGCATCCTTCCATCTCTTTTTGCCCAGGAGAGTTACTCCTGCAGACATGTTCCAGGAAACTTGCAAAACTTGTGTTTCACTGCTCACCTGCCTGCAGGgggaggctgctggaggctgcgTGTTTATTCAGCACAATGACAACATAGTTAAAAGTGTAGGTCTGGCTGTGTCTTGATGACACATTGAAGTAACTTCTGATTCCTTATAAGGTTTGCCCAATGTAtaatcagtggaaaaaaaagatgctaATTTGTCTGTAGCATCTGTACTTGTGCTTTTAGGGGGATGAGGTTCCTGGTCTATttgaaaatcctggaaaattttTAGGAGAAGATGAGAATTAGATGGAAACCTGGAACAAttactttgttattttttcatgtagCATTTCTTGAAACAATCTTCTGAAGCGCATGATACTGGGTGCTTTTGGAGGGAAAATTCTGGATAAGCAAGTAATCAGTCCTGGTACAGCTATATTATCATGCCAGATTCCATTTCCCTATCAGTATTCAAGCTGTATCCAGTATATCTCTATAGCACAACCCCACAAGCACATGCCCTCACACACTTCAACACTGATAATTGTGCTTTCTCTGGGCTCAAGCTTCCCTGTTTCCATTAGTCTCCAAGGGACTACTGTCTAGTTAAAGCTGTCTGTCAGAAAATTGATCTTATTCAGTCTGAACTTCCTCTTAATTTTACATTCCTTCTTTCTCTGCAAGGTTAATCATCAAATTGACATGAAGAAATGTCAGGAATTGGCTAAGGAGGTTTCCTAATATTTAacttatttaactttttttttttttctttttttcttttaacttatttaactttttttttttttttctttttttcttttttcccctgtagaTTCTACAGGAGAAGAACCAACCTGGAACTTCTGGAAATACCTGGTGGACCCCAATGGGAAAGTAGTAAAGGCCTGGGACTCTACTGTCTCTGTTGAAGAAATAAGACCCCATGTTACAGAACTTGTAAGGAAAATCATCCTAAAGAAGAAAGATGAATTATGACTTTCAAAAATCTCAGCATGCCAATTGTATCTTAGTTGAGAATTAGGGCTGGACTTTGTCTTTTCACATTCCAAAAGAGAGTATATGGGGAAAGGGAATTATGACCAGTTGAACCTGTATTCACCATCAAAGAATGTGGAAACCAGCAAGTTAACAAAgtaatgtaatatttttctcCGACCAAATTCAGTTTGAGTTTTCTAGGAAAGAAGAAATCTTCAGCAATTGTTTCTTCCCCAATTCAATTATTAGTCGTTGGTAACACTAAAGGAAGTCAGTTCATATAGGAAGAAAGATCAGAATAATGAGAATGTCCTAGCTGGGATTTTCCTGATAGCTACAAATCTGTTGTCATATTTTGATTGcaaactgaataaaataaatagcaaaaaatgCCTGATTGACTTAGGGTGTGTGCTAAGAAGAGGGCTAAACCAGATACCTTCAGACCAGGCAGAATTTGCATGTTCCAATTACCACAGCCAAACAGCTAATTTCTTCTGTCTAGAAAATTTGAAGGGCATGGCGAAAATGCATCTATAAATcctaaataaaagaaatatgaagacaAAGGCCCTGTAAAAATTCTCCAGAAGCCATGAGaagaatttctgcattttttcacCAAGATTATCAGATGATATTTAAATAGTCATTGAACATCTGTTGGACCAGAGTCTACATGAAAAGGCTATTTCTTTCTTCTACTAGCATTTTGCCTTAGAATTACTCTCCCCTCATAAAATTGATgttgaattttattatttattatttttccatttataacACTATCCAATTTTGCTGCATGTACAGACAAACATCAGACAATCAAGatattttttccatggaaataatttttcaaatatttaattcttgCATAATGTTATATAGTTTAATACCACATTAGAGTTAAAAATGCTTAATGGAAGCTTTTCCAACTGTAATAGTCAGGCATCTGCTCAGATTTCAGAAGTCCCTGAATTTTAGTTTTAGTTTGTACTAAAATAATAACACTGACATTTGCACCCTCATTGTTCCTTGACAGAAACTCTTTGAAAATCTTCTCAAGAAGAACTCTTTTTATCTCAACAAAAACCCAATATTCCCATCCTGTTAACCTCAGGATGCCTTAAGAGGAATCTAGCCATGTCCAACTTCTGTATTATTGACGAGTGAAAACCATTTTTGTGCCTTCTGATGCTTTCAAGTAGCACAGACAATGTTTGTCCATATAGTTGTCAGGGCCCACGTGTACAAATAAGCCTTAATTGACCTGACCATGGTAAAGACTTTTTCCAGCTCCTCACCGCCATTAGAGCTCTTCCAAGAGCATTAGAGCATCCAAGCAGGCTCTTGTTGAAATCAAAGGCAAATATTATGGCATGGTCTGGCTCACAGAAcaagagggaaaagaagaataCTGATTGAACTCGTTCTGTGGAGTTCTCCATGGAAGTAAGAGCTCCAGGTACTTTAGGATTTGCAGGAAGAACATGAAAGGCAGAGATTATACTGCACAAAACAATCTCAAATTGTCTGAAAGAAGCTGAGAGCAAGTTTCTTCAAGTTTTagtggaaaaaaagagggggtggaagagagaataaaaggAAGAAGTAATAGAAGAACATAAGTAAAAGGAGAAATCAAGTAAAGAGAAAGACGGTTTGCAGCCAAATAATCTTTGGGACAAAAGGGGCATGGAAATGTTCAAGTCTGAACATGATACCAATGAGTACATTCCAAACTCTATCAGCTACTTCTCACTTGAACTGTATCAGTGCAGGAAATTGGTGCTTGTGGCAGTGAATATCTGTATTTTCC is a window from the Poecile atricapillus isolate bPoeAtr1 chromosome 7, bPoeAtr1.hap1, whole genome shotgun sequence genome containing:
- the GPX7 gene encoding glutathione peroxidase 7, whose translation is MLDPEGSVEHQPASSFPKVLLIPLAMLLAIATLLLLAFSATRQKEPDFYTFKVVNIRGKLVSLEKYRGSVSLVVNVASECGYTDSHYKALQQLQRDLGPYHFNVLAFPCNQFGQQEPDTNKEIESFARKTYGASFPMFSKITVSGAGAIPAFKYLIDSTGEEPTWNFWKYLVDPNGKVVKAWDSTVSVEEIRPHVTELVRKIILKKKDEL